The Candidatus Mycolicibacterium alkanivorans genome contains a region encoding:
- the hemB gene encoding porphobilinogen synthase encodes MSFPRHRPRRLRSTPALRRLVAQTSLEPRHLVLPMFVADGIDEPRPIASMPGVVQHTRDSLRRAAAEAVEAGVGGLMLFGVPRDEDKDAVGSCGVDPDGILNVALRDLAKDFGDHTVLMADTCLDEFTDHGHCGVLDARGRVDNDATNAQYTKLAVAQAESGAHVVGPSGMMDGQVAAIRDGLDAAGFTDVIILAYAAKFASAFYGPFREAVASSLQGDRRTYQQDSGNAREALREIELDLDEGADIVMVKPAMAYLDIVRAAAEVSPVPVAAYQVSGEYAMISAAAANGWVDGRAAAVESLTSIRRAGADIVLTYWAADVAGWLA; translated from the coding sequence ATGTCCTTCCCGAGGCACCGCCCACGCCGGTTGCGCTCGACGCCGGCGCTGCGCCGGCTGGTCGCCCAGACCTCGCTGGAGCCACGGCATCTGGTGCTGCCGATGTTCGTCGCCGACGGCATCGACGAGCCCCGGCCGATCGCGTCGATGCCCGGGGTTGTGCAGCACACCCGCGACTCGCTGCGCCGCGCGGCCGCCGAGGCGGTCGAGGCCGGCGTCGGCGGGCTGATGCTGTTCGGGGTGCCGCGCGACGAGGACAAGGACGCCGTCGGGTCGTGCGGTGTCGACCCCGACGGGATCCTCAACGTCGCTCTGCGCGATCTTGCCAAGGACTTCGGCGATCACACCGTCCTGATGGCCGACACCTGCCTTGATGAGTTCACCGACCACGGCCACTGCGGGGTGCTCGACGCTCGCGGTCGGGTGGACAACGACGCCACCAACGCGCAGTACACGAAACTGGCTGTGGCACAAGCGGAATCCGGCGCCCACGTGGTGGGCCCCAGCGGCATGATGGACGGTCAGGTGGCCGCCATCCGGGACGGCCTGGATGCGGCGGGTTTCACCGACGTGATCATCCTGGCCTACGCCGCGAAGTTCGCCTCGGCGTTCTATGGTCCGTTCCGCGAGGCGGTGGCCTCCAGCCTGCAGGGTGATCGCCGCACCTATCAGCAGGACAGCGGCAATGCGCGGGAGGCGTTGCGCGAGATCGAGCTCGACCTCGACGAGGGCGCCGACATCGTGATGGTCAAGCCCGCGATGGCCTACCTCGACATCGTGCGCGCGGCGGCCGAGGTGTCACCGGTGCCGGTGGCCGCCTACCAGGTCTCCGGTGAGTACGCGATGATCAGCGCCGCCGCGGCCAACGGCTGGGTCGACGGCCGCGCCGCCGCGGTGGAGTCGCTGACCAGCATCCGCCGCGCGGGTGCCGACATCGTGCTCACCTACTGGGCGGCCGACGTCGCGGGCTGGCTGGCGTGA